A single genomic interval of Flammeovirga agarivorans harbors:
- a CDS encoding hybrid sensor histidine kinase/response regulator transcription factor, which produces MNRFILLFILLCFQISVFGTIKNTRFDRLYDIHGLNQNTVASLHQDKSGFIWIGTPNGLFRYNGNEFKSYIHQPEDDNTLISSSVTNIFEDKNEHLWLITSSGLSIFDLNKEKFYNPEDFNNSLRPKEEILKIEPLNKEELYLLSSDKLYHITIKEDYKLEWKEIAELQRPHLQFRNFAVNKGKVYLQTPITLEVYDIQSDDTIKKLYEIKCDIDLQSDRISAFTINPYDDKLYLSTKYSCFEYELNWEKIKLVNKIDSEILGTTNNEEHTIKRLSLDRNGILWIYMLTDGVIAFDIKSKKVIHFKNSLDETSISSNIVNDILLDLSGLYWFGTGHGAISILNPNKKPFYHISNNYYKPQSLSSNLVNTIYIDKKQKLWVGTFDKGLDISTSKYVLEDSEQASFKNFFKDQTISTIKEFDDKIYVTTSTGLYISDSNHSKFQRIFPQKFPNNEKNFFVELFEKIDDKLLVYAYGRFTMIDINTHKVVKMHNKIKNMDLLEKKTVIQMHYDGKDGVYIGTVKGLYYLKINSGSYEVAEALTPKSTSLSKSRIFVLHKPKNEDNTLWVGTFGDGLYKCTIQRGKVVDYELFSQKDGLPDNVIYSIVEGTGNSLWISSDGGIAKLNPETREVKVYDVSDGLLANNFRRYAFFKMEDGTILMGNLRGITAFNPLDIKDDTNVPRPQILKLKIRNEEINPFQEYDGYTLLTNPIYKTDEITIPYTLNQITLEFGATQYNAKNSIRFSYRLLGVDKQWINADKFQQSANYVKLPSGEYTFELKGYNTDGIEGKEIKRLKIKVLKPWYLTNLAYVIYLAIVIAIILGVIFYLRYLFGLKQSILSEKKDKEHIREINEAKLKFFTNISHELRTPLTLILSPLEKLTYDKKLPPELKEYVENINTNGQRLLNLTNSLIDFRKIGEGEMKIYPVFHDVVPFVTKTAEAFSDYAEDKNIDYQIDIRHIPINGWIDKGTMERILFNLLSNAFKYTPKGGKVVFTIDKIGDELQLKVSDNGVGMDKEEADKIFDRFYRGDNEETLFGSSGIGLNLVQQLLKLHHGEIHVDSAKGRGSTFTVKLPLLHPEFNKTNMERGQIEEANTPPSEVKEETIKSKHTLLIVDDNTEILKLIKDLFHHEYNVHTAENGIEGLELSMKTTPDVILLDVNMPKMNGYELAEKLKENVQTSHVPIIFLTAMSDLESRKKALEKGGQLHIGKPFSPYLLELQVNNIINQKNKEKEILKKNIIMSADKEKVLTKDEQFLKDIKQILEDNYNNDEFTVEELSVKVNMSYIQFYRKFKTVTGITANEYLRLYRLEKASHLLSNDENITVREVMYNVGFNSQSYFTKAFKKEYGLTPAEFKKTKTREKENV; this is translated from the coding sequence ATGAACAGATTTATTCTACTTTTTATACTTCTTTGCTTTCAGATATCAGTCTTTGGAACTATAAAAAATACAAGATTCGACAGATTGTATGATATCCATGGATTGAACCAAAATACTGTTGCTTCATTACATCAAGATAAATCAGGATTTATTTGGATCGGTACACCTAATGGGTTGTTCAGATACAATGGGAATGAATTTAAATCATATATACATCAACCTGAAGATGACAATACATTAATTAGTAGTAGTGTCACCAATATATTCGAAGATAAGAACGAGCATTTATGGTTAATCACATCCAGTGGTTTATCTATTTTTGACTTAAATAAAGAGAAGTTTTATAACCCTGAAGATTTTAATAACTCGTTAAGACCAAAAGAAGAAATTTTAAAAATAGAACCACTGAACAAAGAGGAGTTATACTTATTATCTTCTGATAAATTATATCATATTACTATCAAGGAAGATTATAAATTAGAGTGGAAAGAAATTGCAGAGCTACAACGACCACATTTACAGTTCAGAAATTTTGCAGTAAATAAGGGGAAAGTCTATTTACAAACTCCTATCACTTTAGAAGTATATGATATTCAATCAGACGATACTATTAAAAAGTTATATGAAATAAAATGCGATATTGATTTACAATCTGATCGTATTTCTGCATTTACCATTAATCCTTATGATGACAAACTGTATCTTTCTACAAAATATTCATGCTTTGAATATGAGTTGAACTGGGAGAAGATCAAGCTGGTCAATAAAATTGATTCAGAGATTTTAGGTACAACAAACAATGAGGAACATACTATTAAAAGGTTGTCATTGGATAGAAATGGCATCTTATGGATTTATATGCTGACAGATGGTGTTATTGCTTTTGATATTAAGTCGAAAAAGGTGATCCATTTTAAAAATTCATTAGATGAGACATCGATTTCAAGCAATATTGTCAATGATATCCTGCTGGACTTATCTGGATTGTATTGGTTTGGTACAGGACATGGTGCCATTAGTATTTTGAACCCTAATAAAAAGCCTTTCTACCATATCTCTAATAACTATTACAAACCACAGAGTTTATCCTCCAACTTAGTCAATACGATTTATATCGATAAAAAACAGAAACTTTGGGTGGGTACTTTTGATAAAGGTTTAGATATTAGTACTAGTAAATACGTATTAGAAGATTCTGAGCAAGCGAGTTTCAAGAACTTTTTTAAAGATCAGACGATAAGTACGATCAAAGAATTTGATGATAAGATTTATGTCACTACCTCAACAGGCCTTTATATTTCAGATAGTAACCATAGTAAATTCCAACGTATCTTTCCTCAGAAATTTCCGAATAATGAGAAGAATTTTTTCGTAGAACTATTTGAGAAAATTGATGATAAGCTTTTGGTGTATGCTTACGGTCGTTTTACTATGATTGACATTAATACGCATAAAGTGGTGAAGATGCATAATAAAATCAAGAACATGGATCTTTTGGAGAAAAAGACGGTGATTCAGATGCATTATGATGGAAAAGATGGAGTGTATATTGGGACTGTAAAAGGGTTATACTACCTAAAAATCAATTCAGGTTCATATGAGGTAGCTGAAGCATTAACACCTAAAAGTACTAGCCTGAGTAAGAGTAGAATTTTTGTATTACATAAACCTAAAAATGAAGACAATACCTTATGGGTAGGAACTTTTGGCGATGGTTTATACAAATGTACTATTCAAAGAGGTAAGGTTGTCGATTATGAGTTATTCTCTCAAAAAGATGGCTTACCAGATAATGTAATTTACAGTATTGTGGAGGGTACCGGTAACTCATTATGGATCTCATCTGATGGTGGTATTGCTAAGCTTAACCCAGAAACAAGAGAGGTGAAAGTTTATGATGTAAGTGATGGTTTGCTAGCCAATAACTTTAGACGTTATGCATTCTTTAAAATGGAAGACGGTACAATACTTATGGGTAACTTAAGAGGTATCACAGCTTTTAACCCATTGGATATCAAAGATGATACAAATGTACCTAGACCTCAAATACTTAAACTAAAGATTAGAAATGAGGAGATCAACCCATTTCAAGAATATGACGGGTATACTTTATTGACCAATCCTATTTATAAAACGGATGAAATTACGATACCTTATACTCTAAATCAGATTACATTAGAATTTGGAGCAACCCAGTATAATGCTAAAAATAGCATTAGATTTTCTTACAGATTATTGGGAGTAGACAAGCAATGGATTAATGCTGATAAATTTCAGCAAAGTGCTAATTATGTTAAGCTTCCAAGTGGTGAATATACTTTTGAGTTAAAAGGGTATAATACAGACGGCATCGAAGGAAAAGAGATTAAGAGGCTTAAAATTAAAGTTTTAAAACCATGGTACTTAACCAACCTAGCTTATGTGATCTACTTGGCTATTGTTATTGCGATCATTTTGGGGGTAATCTTCTATTTAAGATATTTATTCGGTCTGAAACAGTCGATCTTATCTGAAAAGAAAGACAAGGAACATATCCGAGAGATTAACGAAGCAAAGCTAAAGTTCTTTACAAATATCAGTCATGAATTAAGAACTCCACTTACATTGATTTTAAGTCCTTTGGAAAAACTGACCTATGATAAAAAGTTGCCTCCAGAGCTTAAAGAATATGTTGAAAATATCAATACTAATGGACAACGTTTATTGAACTTGACCAACTCACTGATCGATTTTAGAAAAATTGGAGAAGGTGAGATGAAGATCTATCCAGTTTTCCATGATGTCGTTCCATTTGTCACTAAAACTGCGGAAGCTTTTAGCGATTATGCAGAGGATAAAAATATTGATTATCAGATTGATATCAGACATATTCCTATCAATGGCTGGATCGATAAAGGGACTATGGAAAGAATCTTATTTAACCTTTTATCGAATGCCTTTAAATACACTCCAAAAGGGGGGAAGGTCGTTTTTACTATCGATAAAATTGGAGATGAACTTCAACTGAAAGTCTCTGATAATGGTGTCGGAATGGATAAAGAAGAAGCAGATAAAATCTTTGATAGGTTCTATAGAGGAGATAACGAAGAAACTTTATTTGGAAGTAGTGGTATTGGTCTAAACCTTGTTCAGCAATTATTGAAACTTCATCATGGAGAGATTCATGTAGATAGTGCAAAAGGAAGAGGGAGTACATTTACAGTGAAACTTCCACTACTGCACCCTGAGTTCAATAAAACGAATATGGAACGAGGGCAAATTGAAGAGGCGAATACACCTCCTTCAGAAGTAAAGGAAGAAACGATCAAAAGTAAACATACATTACTTATCGTTGATGACAATACAGAAATCTTGAAATTGATCAAAGACCTGTTCCATCATGAGTACAATGTACATACTGCAGAAAATGGTATTGAAGGATTAGAATTATCCATGAAAACAACACCTGATGTTATTCTTTTGGATGTAAATATGCCAAAAATGAATGGCTACGAATTGGCAGAGAAGCTAAAAGAAAATGTGCAAACAAGCCATGTTCCGATTATCTTCTTAACAGCCATGAGTGACTTGGAGAGTAGAAAAAAAGCCTTAGAAAAAGGAGGACAATTACACATTGGTAAGCCGTTCTCTCCTTACTTATTAGAACTTCAGGTAAATAATATTATTAATCAGAAGAATAAGGAGAAAGAAATCTTGAAGAAGAACATCATCATGAGTGCAGATAAGGAAAAGGTACTCACAAAAGATGAACAGTTCTTAAAAGATATCAAACAGATTCTTGAAGACAACTACAATAACGATGAGTTTACCGTAGAAGAATTATCTGTAAAAGTAAACATGTCTTACATTCAGTTTTACAGAAAGTTTAAAACCGTAACAGGTATTACTGCCAACGAATATTTAAGGTTATACCGCTTAGAAAAAGCCTCTCATTTACTAAGTAATGATGAGAACATTACGGTTAGAGAAGTGATGTACAATGTAGGCTTTAATAGCCAGTCGTATTTCACTAAAGCTTTCAAGAAAGAATATGGTTTAACACCGGCTGAATTCAAGAAAACGAAGACAAGAGAAAAAGAAAACGTTTAA
- a CDS encoding glycoside hydrolase family 36 protein, translating into MKNKNLLLAIFFIMAPIVSLFAQDQIQKLFRSSTAVFDVAEYGKNTRRIGMAHNPQTGDVEVTTIDTPFGKAKQTKAYFEVDGKFGYELHVRELENLDAYTIQAFFHNKSEDNTYLRAFDLFSMDRSFGGQVDLSKPEDWLVTPLMEHHHAETLAEMDKRFKEVGLFYNTATDNSFLLGPTGPGDAHCNVHVTKQKIRAIVRMDQVLVEPGEVRRSEEMIFIKEDKDKNIDVWTKWVAITHNAKLDRDPVYGWCSWYDRTTKIDEAHVMNVTKTIKENPNTFGRGIIQIDDGYQKMDGDWSANEKFPSGMANVAKEIRAIGATPGVWFAPLMINPEHPFAKANPDALQKNAKGIESFMNPNPFHPSGAKWLNPTNAKAKEFLFNIIKDARDRGFGYIKIDFNGIGAVYDNPKLTRLQTFRELYTLYREAAGDDMYILSCLGQPTRGVIGFIDAARVGPDSHPAHFSHCLESVLRFQIFHKVWWNNDADVSYLEYKLPSRRVGHTPQQGMWHTWHNTVALTGGTAMISEPIDAPDVKEVWRNYEIMRPGVIEQTKLLTLGKSPNNTVFGFTAKREFGDFGVYNLYNVDKEKENDVTINLVEAGLPKDTKCAVYDFWKNEVVGYATNTYTAEKLYSNSSQLVRFTPIEDDKLKVLGSNLHLSIGANEITKLTVKGSGVKVELSDAGAQEGDIIFFSKKGIQAGNAKNCKIKNIESLGNNLWKVTLSERKWDTKQSFSLKTVVM; encoded by the coding sequence ATGAAAAATAAAAACTTATTATTAGCCATATTTTTTATCATGGCACCAATAGTTTCTTTATTTGCACAAGACCAAATTCAGAAATTATTCAGATCTTCTACAGCCGTTTTTGATGTAGCAGAGTATGGAAAAAACACTCGCAGAATTGGAATGGCTCACAATCCTCAAACAGGAGATGTGGAAGTGACGACTATAGATACACCGTTCGGTAAGGCCAAACAAACAAAAGCATATTTTGAAGTTGATGGTAAATTTGGTTACGAACTTCATGTAAGAGAGTTAGAAAATTTAGATGCTTATACGATCCAAGCATTTTTCCATAACAAAAGTGAGGATAATACTTACCTAAGAGCCTTCGACTTGTTCAGTATGGATAGAAGTTTCGGTGGTCAAGTAGATTTATCTAAACCAGAAGATTGGTTAGTGACACCTCTTATGGAGCACCACCATGCTGAAACGTTGGCCGAAATGGACAAACGTTTTAAAGAAGTTGGTTTGTTTTATAATACGGCAACTGACAATTCATTCTTATTGGGACCAACTGGACCTGGAGATGCTCACTGTAATGTTCATGTTACTAAGCAAAAAATTCGTGCTATAGTACGTATGGACCAAGTATTGGTTGAGCCAGGTGAGGTAAGAAGAAGTGAGGAAATGATCTTCATTAAGGAAGATAAAGACAAAAATATTGATGTTTGGACAAAATGGGTAGCGATTACTCACAATGCTAAATTAGATAGGGATCCTGTATATGGTTGGTGTAGCTGGTACGATCGTACAACGAAAATCGACGAAGCACATGTAATGAATGTAACGAAAACGATTAAAGAGAATCCTAATACATTCGGTAGAGGAATTATTCAAATCGACGATGGTTATCAAAAAATGGATGGCGATTGGTCAGCAAATGAAAAATTCCCATCAGGAATGGCCAATGTTGCTAAAGAAATTAGAGCAATTGGTGCAACTCCAGGTGTTTGGTTTGCTCCTTTAATGATTAATCCTGAACATCCATTTGCGAAGGCTAACCCGGATGCCCTTCAGAAGAATGCAAAAGGTATTGAATCGTTCATGAACCCTAACCCTTTCCATCCTTCAGGAGCAAAGTGGTTAAACCCAACAAACGCAAAAGCCAAAGAATTCTTATTCAATATCATCAAAGATGCTAGAGATAGAGGATTCGGATATATCAAGATTGATTTTAATGGTATTGGAGCGGTATATGATAACCCTAAGTTAACAAGATTACAGACTTTCAGAGAGTTATATACTTTGTATAGAGAAGCAGCAGGTGATGATATGTATATCTTATCTTGTTTAGGTCAGCCAACTAGAGGTGTAATTGGTTTTATCGATGCCGCTAGAGTAGGTCCGGATTCTCACCCTGCTCATTTTAGTCACTGTTTAGAGTCAGTATTAAGATTCCAAATCTTCCATAAAGTGTGGTGGAATAACGACGCGGATGTATCTTACTTAGAATATAAGTTACCATCTCGTAGAGTAGGTCATACACCTCAGCAAGGTATGTGGCATACATGGCACAATACAGTAGCTTTAACAGGAGGTACTGCCATGATTTCTGAACCTATTGATGCTCCAGATGTAAAAGAGGTATGGAGAAATTATGAGATCATGCGCCCAGGAGTTATTGAACAAACTAAACTTTTAACGTTAGGGAAATCTCCAAATAATACGGTATTTGGTTTCACTGCTAAGAGAGAGTTTGGCGACTTTGGAGTATACAATCTTTATAACGTTGATAAAGAAAAAGAAAATGATGTAACGATTAATCTTGTAGAAGCAGGATTACCAAAAGATACAAAATGTGCAGTATATGACTTCTGGAAGAATGAGGTAGTTGGTTATGCAACGAATACATATACAGCTGAAAAATTATACTCAAATTCATCTCAATTAGTAAGATTTACACCAATTGAAGATGACAAACTAAAAGTTTTAGGATCTAATTTACACCTTTCAATTGGTGCGAACGAAATCACAAAATTAACAGTAAAAGGTAGCGGAGTGAAAGTAGAATTGTCAGATGCTGGAGCTCAAGAAGGTGATATTATCTTCTTCTCGAAAAAAGGAATTCAAGCAGGTAATGCTAAAAATTGTAAGATCAAGAACATTGAAAGCCTTGGTAACAATCTTTGGAAAGTAACATTATCTGAAAGAAAGTGGGATACGAAACAATCGTTCTCATTAAAGACAGTAGTAATGTAA
- a CDS encoding T9SS type A sorting domain-containing protein has translation MNEFYFLNRHSKGCLYLLVLLFFIYNTTFAQSINDQNLPINLQTVTSDVVFETGRFSLTINSIGVVSSLKKKNGKEVLKAYDGFNLVFSEGNTKSLNKFYTSGDKYIFATSDRKYYATFEIKETSTYLAFDLVDFYGDLPQGTYLKFTLSADEHTKGMCFDYTNIDTYKDTRYETRFEHLRDRYKDNSLGGFILYTFDNESEEDESIIRAWGEEAIPHPTISGTWNYDAARQWIEDWKKMFEDQSVMYISPENVEELTQFEPYLEMADVTTVNFFTDMWHGGFWPYDKLNWEVDGIFGSQTALKSYSQQQQQKGRSINIHYVSGGIGKGDPLYGKENLSDELATWVEGTLQQNITQEESSILFKPNRNDIAAPESIYNASNHFGHLSIPLMSFFKYHYLKIGKELIEVDAITTHDDGTWEFTVKNRAINSTVSSEHSQGEKVEGIMLAYNQVYVPNNNSELFKTLTTKYAELLNDCSISNASFDGAEIHAYDGQWGFRKYAQQVYEKLDHPVVVRTSNGKEPDAGYLEYKINETKKYLQAPVGDHNQGRPSLKLERNSTTNKGVYTAATNILAAHFMLGIQAASGGRNYSILRPDPMFGITIDELETYGKTEELLELLPKWKDVGSRLTDEQKQRILDTHYNYLGNLKASTTTFELRETADNYHLVPIQMMSLDPNTILDDIISNPVLQRFHMKQEDGMYVPKVNMAFGDTKELDNQYHQQQPQFILRILRGEEQIVNPYFEIGDSQLMVETTLSAVTDHTQYIEYRGGDHAIIYDQNWNKIKEAEVKIEGDFYAKNGYNEVTLGSENSSTAAVELLLFTEGEAISLVKQNNDAQLKDILVDKISIEGFSSDQIEYDIELQKGTTMVPEVSVLLSDNNASATISQAIGLPGTTEIIVYAENGVDKLEYTVNFTVDMGSGNANLSELYFDGLIYKEFDPNIEEYKIILEENRFPNIDVFLEDQTSTYEIIGENKFGETIKIVVTAQDGTNKTYSLVLYWQGALSASNWKDEVYVYKSNPRTLTIKSSTNLQGKEVIIYDIHGKLIEQQTLSGNLTELTILSKGIYLVQIVDNQFRNTYKVLF, from the coding sequence ATGAATGAATTTTACTTTTTAAATCGACATTCAAAAGGATGTCTTTACTTATTGGTATTACTTTTTTTTATATATAATACGACCTTCGCACAAAGTATAAATGACCAAAATCTACCGATTAACCTTCAGACTGTTACTTCTGATGTAGTTTTTGAAACAGGAAGGTTTTCGTTAACCATCAATAGTATTGGTGTGGTATCTTCTTTGAAAAAGAAAAACGGAAAGGAAGTTTTAAAAGCATATGATGGTTTTAACTTGGTATTTTCAGAAGGTAACACCAAATCATTAAACAAGTTTTATACATCAGGTGATAAATATATTTTTGCTACCAGCGATAGGAAGTATTATGCTACTTTTGAAATAAAAGAAACTTCCACTTACCTCGCATTTGACTTGGTTGATTTTTACGGTGATCTACCCCAAGGAACGTACTTAAAATTTACACTTTCTGCTGATGAGCACACCAAGGGAATGTGTTTTGATTATACAAATATTGATACCTACAAAGATACTCGCTACGAAACTCGATTTGAACATTTAAGAGATAGATATAAAGACAATTCACTTGGCGGTTTTATCTTGTATACCTTTGATAATGAGTCTGAAGAGGATGAAAGTATTATAAGAGCATGGGGAGAAGAGGCCATTCCACATCCTACGATAAGTGGGACTTGGAACTACGACGCAGCAAGACAGTGGATTGAGGATTGGAAAAAAATGTTTGAAGACCAAAGTGTGATGTATATTAGTCCTGAAAATGTGGAAGAATTAACCCAGTTCGAACCCTATTTAGAAATGGCTGATGTTACAACTGTCAATTTTTTTACTGACATGTGGCATGGAGGGTTTTGGCCGTACGACAAGTTAAATTGGGAAGTAGATGGCATCTTTGGTAGCCAAACAGCATTAAAAAGTTATTCCCAGCAACAACAACAGAAAGGAAGAAGTATCAATATTCATTATGTAAGTGGAGGTATAGGAAAAGGAGACCCATTATATGGAAAAGAAAATTTATCTGATGAGTTAGCTACTTGGGTAGAAGGTACGCTCCAACAAAATATCACCCAAGAGGAAAGTTCTATTTTATTCAAACCCAATAGAAATGATATAGCTGCACCGGAAAGTATTTATAATGCCTCTAATCATTTCGGTCACCTATCTATACCGTTAATGAGTTTCTTTAAATACCATTATCTAAAAATTGGAAAAGAATTAATAGAAGTAGATGCAATTACAACCCATGATGATGGTACTTGGGAATTCACAGTGAAAAATAGAGCCATCAATTCCACAGTGTCTTCGGAACATTCTCAAGGAGAAAAAGTAGAAGGAATTATGTTGGCCTACAATCAAGTGTATGTCCCAAATAATAATTCAGAACTATTTAAGACATTAACCACAAAGTATGCAGAACTCCTAAACGATTGCAGTATTTCTAATGCTTCATTTGACGGAGCGGAGATTCATGCATATGATGGTCAATGGGGATTTAGAAAATATGCTCAACAAGTATATGAGAAGTTGGACCACCCTGTTGTTGTTAGAACTTCCAATGGAAAAGAACCAGATGCAGGATATTTGGAATATAAAATCAATGAAACAAAAAAGTACTTGCAAGCACCTGTTGGTGATCATAACCAAGGGAGGCCTTCATTGAAACTAGAGAGAAACAGTACTACTAACAAAGGTGTTTATACTGCGGCTACTAATATTTTAGCGGCTCACTTTATGTTGGGAATACAAGCAGCATCTGGAGGTAGAAATTATTCTATTTTACGTCCAGATCCCATGTTTGGTATAACAATAGATGAATTAGAGACTTATGGTAAAACGGAGGAGTTGTTAGAATTACTTCCAAAATGGAAAGATGTAGGTAGTCGTTTAACTGATGAACAAAAGCAACGTATCCTTGATACTCATTATAATTACTTGGGTAATTTAAAAGCTTCAACAACGACATTTGAGCTTCGAGAAACGGCTGACAACTACCACTTGGTTCCCATACAAATGATGAGTCTAGACCCGAATACGATTTTAGATGATATTATCTCAAACCCTGTATTGCAGCGATTCCACATGAAACAGGAAGATGGTATGTATGTGCCAAAGGTAAATATGGCATTCGGTGATACGAAAGAATTGGACAATCAATACCATCAACAACAACCACAGTTTATTCTCAGAATATTGAGAGGAGAGGAACAAATTGTCAACCCTTATTTTGAAATAGGTGATAGCCAATTGATGGTCGAGACTACGTTATCTGCAGTAACGGATCATACGCAATATATTGAATATAGAGGGGGAGACCATGCCATTATTTATGATCAGAATTGGAATAAGATAAAAGAAGCGGAGGTAAAGATTGAAGGTGATTTTTATGCTAAAAATGGATATAATGAAGTGACTTTAGGTAGTGAGAATTCATCTACAGCAGCTGTTGAGTTACTTCTTTTTACCGAGGGGGAGGCGATTAGCTTAGTTAAACAAAATAATGATGCTCAGCTAAAAGATATCCTTGTCGATAAGATTTCAATTGAAGGGTTCTCTTCAGATCAAATAGAATATGATATCGAATTGCAGAAAGGAACGACAATGGTTCCTGAAGTAAGTGTTTTGTTATCAGATAACAATGCTTCGGCGACCATTTCTCAAGCAATAGGGTTACCCGGAACTACAGAAATTATCGTTTATGCTGAAAATGGTGTAGATAAATTGGAGTATACTGTTAACTTTACTGTGGATATGGGATCAGGTAATGCAAACCTGTCAGAATTGTATTTTGATGGCCTTATTTACAAAGAATTCGATCCTAATATTGAGGAATATAAAATAATTTTAGAAGAAAATCGTTTTCCTAATATAGATGTGTTTCTAGAAGATCAAACTTCAACATATGAGATTATAGGGGAGAACAAATTTGGAGAGACGATAAAAATTGTAGTGACTGCACAAGACGGAACAAACAAAACGTATTCTTTGGTACTATATTGGCAAGGTGCATTGAGTGCTTCAAATTGGAAAGATGAAGTATATGTTTACAAATCTAATCCAAGAACTTTGACAATTAAATCAAGTACAAATCTTCAAGGAAAAGAAGTCATTATATATGATATACATGGTAAGCTGATAGAGCAACAAACTTTATCAGGTAATCTGACTGAACTTACTATTTTGTCTAAAGGAATCTACCTTGTCCAAATTGTTGACAATCAGTTTAGAAATACATACAAAGTACTGTTTTAA
- a CDS encoding LacI family DNA-binding transcriptional regulator, with protein sequence MRKERVTIKDIAKALGVTPTTVSRALNGGERISEKTRNKVIALAKEWNYRPNMVARNLQNQSSKTVGVVIPEFNHNFFSVMLHGVEDKIRELGYQMLVGSSGRDYDQEKRTCFQMSDAKVDGLLIALSQDTEDYSYLNEIRNLGIPIVLLDRICEDIDTSVVITDDFNGAFKAVNHLLEKGHQRILHVKGEEGISTTFNRYMGYVEAIQRKGLILDTSLIINSDDKALLKEEIKASFEKENRPTAIFTCSDYLAFVVLETIKELGLSVPHDVSIIGYADEPISTYTSPKLSTIKQPSFEMGKKAVEILFDYEKADQHQHVVMDTEIILRESTIN encoded by the coding sequence ATGAGAAAAGAAAGAGTAACCATAAAGGACATCGCCAAAGCATTAGGAGTTACTCCTACAACTGTGTCCAGGGCCTTGAATGGAGGAGAACGCATCTCAGAGAAGACGAGAAATAAGGTCATAGCTTTAGCAAAAGAGTGGAATTATCGACCTAATATGGTGGCCAGAAACTTACAAAACCAATCCTCCAAAACGGTAGGTGTTGTCATCCCAGAGTTTAATCATAATTTCTTCTCGGTAATGCTTCATGGCGTCGAAGATAAAATCAGAGAATTGGGATATCAGATGTTAGTGGGAAGTTCTGGTCGAGATTACGATCAAGAAAAAAGGACTTGTTTTCAAATGTCGGATGCAAAAGTGGATGGTTTACTTATTGCTTTATCACAAGATACAGAAGATTACTCTTACCTCAATGAAATTAGAAACCTAGGAATACCTATTGTCTTATTGGACCGTATCTGTGAAGATATCGATACCTCTGTAGTAATCACCGATGATTTTAATGGTGCGTTTAAGGCCGTCAATCACTTACTAGAAAAAGGGCACCAAAGAATTTTACATGTAAAAGGGGAAGAAGGCATTTCTACAACTTTTAATAGATATATGGGATATGTGGAAGCCATTCAACGAAAAGGATTGATATTGGATACTTCTTTGATCATTAATTCTGATGATAAGGCATTACTAAAAGAAGAGATTAAAGCTTCTTTTGAAAAAGAGAATCGCCCAACAGCAATTTTTACTTGTAGTGATTATTTGGCATTTGTGGTTTTAGAAACCATTAAAGAATTAGGACTTTCTGTACCTCATGATGTTTCCATAATAGGATATGCAGATGAACCTATTTCGACCTATACTTCTCCAAAGCTCTCAACGATTAAGCAACCATCTTTCGAAATGGGTAAAAAAGCGGTTGAAATTTTATTCGATTATGAAAAAGCGGATCAACACCAACATGTCGTAATGGATACTGAGATCATACTAAGAGAAAGTACAATAAATTAA